GGATAAGAACACAGAGGTAGTGCCTGTGATCGAATCAGTGAGTCCTTCAGCCGATGAGCTGAATGGTCGTTTGCAGGATATTATTGCGCACCTGGAAACTTACAGGGAGCATTATCCTGATGTAACCGTATCCGTTATTGCTACCCTGGGTAATCCAAAAGAAGACATCCTGGAGCAGGCGGCAGATGAAGCGGCTACTATGCTTGTAATTGGTACGCATGGCCGCACCGGTCTGGACCATTTACTGATTGGAAGCACCGCTGAATTTGTGATCCGCCATTCTTCTATTCCTGTGCTGGTAGTACCATACAGGAAAGAGAAGCATTAAAATTTAATTAAACTGTTTACCATATCCTTATTGCCTTTCAACTTACACGTAGTTTTGTGTGTTAAGTAAGGATCATGCTATACATAAAATCTTACCTGTAATGCCTCTGAAAGACAAGATCAAATTAGGTCCGTTGTTGCGTAAACTGCATTGGAAAGAATTGCTGGCTGTACTATTTATTTTGCTGGCTATTTATTTCTTCAGGCAACAGCGCCATGAACTCTATTCCCTGATGCCTGCCATCGAGCGGGCAAACCGTTTCTGGGTGATCATCGGCATTGTGCTTACAGTAGGATATATTCTCCTGCAGGCATGGATGTATCTATATAGTTTCCGTTCTGTAGGTAGTAGGCTGAACATTGGAAGAGGAACTGAGTTGTTCCTGAAGCGGAACCTGCTAAGTATCTTTTTGCCGGCTGGAGGGGTGAGTTCACTGGCTTATATGCCACAAAGCCTGAAACGTAGCCAGATCAGTAAACAACAGATCCACCAGGCCTCAGGGATCTATGGATTTGTAGGTATTTTCTCTGTATTCGTGGTTGGATTGCCGGTGGTGGGGTATGCGATACTGCACGACGAATCCATGCTGGAGGCAGTAGGGGGACTGGTGACAATTTGCGCGGCGCTGGCTGGTGTAGTCTGGGTAGTGCGTTCTATTCAGACGAGGGGTGCCGCTTACAAGCTGCTTGCTAAATACCTGCCGGGTGTGATGGAGCATGTAGACGAGATTTTCGCCTTTGACCTGAACCGGCCTGCATTTGTAAAAACAGTAATGGTGTCTGCCGGTATTGAGCTGGCAGGCATCGCTCATTTATACCTGAGCATGTTGGCTACCGGTGCGCATCCGTCTTTAGAAGCGGCCTGTGTGGGATATATAGTGGCTACGATCTTCCTGATCGTATCACCATTCCTGCGGGGATTGGGTGCTATTGAGCTCTCTTTGGCTTACCTGCTGACGAATTATGGGTTTACTTCTCTGCAGGCATTGGAAATCACATTACTATACCGTCTTTTTGAATTCTGGCTGCCTTTGCTGGCCGGGATATTTGCTTTTGTCCTGAAAAGTCGTCACCTGGTGTTGCGCTTAGTGCCACCGGT
This window of the Chitinophaga sancti genome carries:
- a CDS encoding universal stress protein; its protein translation is MSKIMIAVDLSSYSASVIATGMELARSTKSPVTITSILDKNTEVVPVIESVSPSADELNGRLQDIIAHLETYREHYPDVTVSVIATLGNPKEDILEQAADEAATMLVIGTHGRTGLDHLLIGSTAEFVIRHSSIPVLVVPYRKEKH